Part of the Ctenopharyngodon idella isolate HZGC_01 chromosome 8, HZGC01, whole genome shotgun sequence genome, GGAGGTATTTTTTCTTAGAATGAAGCAGATTACTGCATTTGTTTATCAATATAGTTGTCGTTTATAAGCAGTTGTAAGGTTGGAATCAGGTTAGGAATCAAAAGTAGTGagttttaaagtgcccctattatggatttttgaaaatgacctttttatgtagtgtgtaacatagctctaagtaaatgaaaacatcctgcaaagttttaaatctgaaagtgcactgtatatagttattgtctctcaaaagtaagagtcgactctgagtcaattaaactagtcatttgtaaaacgaaccccaagccgtttcgttgtgacatcacaacgaaacattagcatattgcccgcccacttattgcaCGCACAGACGCcagggaaaattcattttttcaacaataccacagcagtacaatcttttgttgtgctcCCATCATTTTACTGATGACTGCTTCTGAAACCTCAAGGAGGttaacgcaggattcacaaaacgtttggtcttaaaatatggatcaatgaccagtttatttggaccatcttgctcctctgaatcttaacctgtaagtatgattaataattgatgtttatattttctagtgATCATTCAAAATTCATAGTTTTGTATATTATGGTGTGTAACGTACACCCTAGtctgtatgtctcctgctaaccggctaactcacatttctgtagttctgctattcagatgttggtccaatattgtctaaaaatgtgtcgattGATGCATCTcgtctgtcttattacttggagtaatgatcaaggatggagcacgacttttgtttacaaagtctaatgcattatcagctattcacgtttgtgctcggctaacgtgGGAGTGTGCAACATACAAAACTGATATTAATTGCACATCTTCAATTTACTGTTGAGATAAATAAAGCTGTTTTGCCTGCAGTACATgacattaaatcatttttgtgcattttaatatCTTATTTCTAGATTaggtgatattttttttttttttttcctgcagtatgttttattaaatctatatataaatatatataaagaatcaaaaaatattaaaagaggATGTAAGTTTGGTATGTAATTGAAGTTTATGACCATTACAGATTTaatgttgtaggagactcccaaaacaatattaggaaccttaaaaaaggcataatggGGGCACTTTAACAGCCATTCTCAGCTAAATAGCTAAAACTGCTCTTCTGCTGCTACTTTACAGAAGTTGGCTCATCTGGTGTTTCTTCTCCAGATTCTGGACCTATAAGAGAGCAGGGTAGGTCTGGTTTTcaaaatgttctctgaacaggGAAATATAAGAATGCAGAGAGTCAGAGGTTAAGTATTAACTGTTATTTTGTGAGATATTATTGTAAGTTTTGAATTTATGATGAGATAAACAAAGGTATTCTTCCTGcagtatgttttattaaatctttaataagaattaaaaaatatgtgaaGAGGATATAAGTGTGGCATGTAGTCAAAGTTTATGACATTACAGATTTAATGTTTGTTGTAACGGTTTATTGTTTATAAGCAGTTGTAAGGTTGGAATCAGGTTAGGAATCAGAAAGTAGTGAGATTTAACAGCCATTCTCAGCTTAATAGCTAAAACTGCTCTTCTGCTGCTACTTTACAGAAGTTGGCTCATCTGGTGTTTCTTCTCAAGATACTGGATCTGAAGATAGGGATGGTAGGTCTGGTTTTCAAAAAGTTCTCTAAATAAGCAAGAGGTCAAATATTAACTGTTATTTTGTGTGATATTAGTTGTATATTTTAGTTGTATGGCTAGGTTTGCCCATCttgtatgttttattaaatctttaataagaattaaaaaatatgtgaaGAGGATATAAGTGTGGCATGTAGTCAAAGTTTATGACCATTACAGATTTAATGTTTGTTGTAACGGTTTATTGTTTATAAGCAGTTGTAAGGTTGGAATCAGAAAGTAGTGAGATTTAACAGCCATTCTCAGCTTAATAGCTAAAACTGCTCTTCTGCTGCTACTTTACAGAAGTTGGCTCGCCTGGTGATCCTTCTCCAGATACTGGACCTATAAGAGAGGAGGGTAGGTCTGGTTTTcaaaatgttctctgaacaggGAAATATAAGAATGCAGAGTCAGAGGTCAAGTATTAACTGTTATTTTGTGAGATATTATTGTAAGTTTTGAATTTATGATGAGATAAACAAAGGTATTCTTCCTgcaatatgttttattaaatctttaataagaattaaaaaatataaagaggATAAAAGTGTGGCATGTAGTCAAAGTTTATGACATTAcagatttaatgtttattgtaacGGTTTATAGTGCTGTTTACGCTCAGTTATTGCACACAACACTATACACTTTTTCTTGTCTGTCACACAGAGAAGACACAGACTCTCAGCATTCATCAGCCCAGGAACGTCCTTCACTCTGAACCTGAATCTACGATAAATGTGGATAAAGGGATCGTCAGTAAACCTGAGAAGACAGGAGGAGGTATTTTTTCTTAGAATGAAGCAGATTACTGCATTTGTTTATCAATATAGTTGTCGTTTATAAGCAGTTGTAAGGTTGGAATCAGGTTAGGAATCAAAAGTAGTGagttttaaagtgcccctattatggatttttgaaaatgacctttttatgtagtgtgtaacatagctctaagtaaatgaaaacatcctgcaaagttttaaatctgaaagtgcactgtatatagttattgtctctcaaaagtaagagtcgactctgagtcaattaaactagtcatttgtaaaacgaaccccaagccgtttcgttgtgacatcacaacgaaacattagcatattgcccgcccacttattgcaCGCACAGACGCcagggaaaattcattttttcaacaataccacagcagtacaatcttttgttgtgctcCCATCATTTTACTGATGACTGCTTCTGAAACCTCAAGGAGGttaacgcaggattcacaaaacgtttggtcttaaaatatggatcaatgaccagtttatttggaccatcttgctcctctgaatcttaacctgtaagtatgattaataattgatgtttatattttctagtgATCATTCAAAATTCATAGTTTTGTATATTATGGTGTGTAACGTACACCCTAGtctgtatgtctcctgctaaccggctaactcacatttctgtagttctgctattcagatgttggtccaatattgtctaaaaatgtgtcgattGATGCATCTcgtctgtcttattacttggagtaatgatcaaggatggagcacgacttttgtttacaaagtctaatgcattatcagctattcacgtttgtgctcggctaacgtgGGAGTGTGCAACATACAAAACTGATATTAATTGCACATCTTCAATTTACTGTTGAGATAAATAAAGCTGTTTTGCCTGCAGTACATgacattaaatcatttttgtgcattttaatatCTTATTTCTAGATtaggtgatatatatatatattttttttttttttcctgcagtatgttttattaaatctatatataaatatatataaagaatcaaaaaatattaaaagaggATGTAAGTTTGGTATGTAATTGAAGTTTATGACCATTACAGATTTaatgttgtaggagactcccaaaacaatattaggaaccttaaaaaaggcataatggGGGCACTTTAACAGCCATTCTCAGCTAAATAGCTAAAACTGCTCTTCTGCTGCTACTTTACAGAAGTTGGCTCATCTGGTGTTTCTTCTCCAGATTCTGGACCTAAAAGAGAGCAGGGTAGGTCTGGTTTTcaaaatgttctctgaacaggGAAATATAAGAATGCAGAAAGTCAGAGGTCAAGTATTAACTGTTATTTTGTGAGATATTATTGTAAGTTTTGAATTTATGATGAGATAAACAAAGGAATTCTTCCTGcagtatgttttattaaatctttaataagaattaaaaaaatatgtgaagAGGATATAAGTGTGGCATGTAGTTAAAGTTTATGACATTACAGATTTAATGTTTGTTGTAACGGTTTATTGTTTATAAGCAGTTGTAAGGTTGGAATCAGGTTAGGAATCAGAAAGTAGTGAGATTTAACAGCCATTCTCAGCTTAATAGCTAAAACTGCTCTTCTGCTCCTACTTTACAGAAGTTGGCTCATCTGGTGTTTCTTCTCAAGATACTGGATCTGAAGATAGGGATGGTAGGTCTGGTTTTCAAAAAGTTCTCTAAATAAGCAAGAGGTCAAATATTAACTGTTATTTTGTGTGATATTAGTTGTATATTTTAGTTGTATGGCTAGGTTTGCCCATCttgtatgttttattaaatctttaataagaattaaaaaatatatgaagaAGATATAAGTGTGGCATGTAGTCAAAGTTTATGACATTAAAGATTTAATGTAACGGTTTATTGTTTATAAGCAGTTGTAAGGTTGGAATCAGAAAGTAGTGAGATTTAACAGCCATTCTCAGCTAAATGGCTAAAACTGCTCTTCTGCTGCTACTTTACAGAAGTTGGCTCATCTGGTGTTTCTTCTCCAGATACTGGACCTATAAGAGAGGAGGGTAGGTCTGGTTTTcaaaatgttctctgaacaggGAAATATAAGAATGCAGAGAGTCAGAGGTCAAGTATTAACTGTTATTTTGTGTGATATTAGTTGTATGTTTTGAATTTATTGTTGCGATAAAGCTATTTTACCTggtattttttcttacaatgaAGCAGATTACTGCATTTGTTTGCAGTTAATATTTGTCGTTTATAAGCAGTTGTAAGGTTTGAATCAGAAAGTAGTGAGATTTAACAGCCACTCTCAACTAAATGGCTAAAACTGCTCTTCTACTGCTACTTTACAGATGTTGAATTATCTGGTGATCCTTCTCAAGATACTGGATCTGAAGATAGGGATGGTAGGTCTGGTTTTCAAAAAGTTCTCTGAATAAGCAAGAGGTCAATTATTAACTGTTATTTTGTGTGATATTAGTTGTATATTTTAGTTGTATGGCTAGGTTTGCCCATCTTGTCAGcagtgaattatccctttaagtgattCTCCTGCAGTATGctatattataaatgtacattttgttaTCTAATTTCTATAGATTAAGTGAATTATTGTTCCAATTTGAAAAGTGGTGTTTTGTTCTTGCATCTAAAAGCTGTTGCTTGCTTTTTACATTTAGAGCCACTACAACATATCGCCCCTTCTGGACTTCCACAAGAAAGACAACCACAGATCAGAGTGGGAGGTATTGAGAGTAAGTTGTTCTCTTCATTTTGACTGTCTATAAAGAAATAACTTGTCTAAAAGAAGTCTTTACCATTAATAAGAATGACTGTCAAATGATTTTCGCAGAAAAGCAGCCAATAATTTCActctaatatttattattttcttacaGAACAGTTAATGTTTGGTGCTGCTGTTGCTTTCCTACTTGCAGCTATGGTTTggcttattttaaatttttctgaCTCAACTCTACCTGTACAAAATGAAGTTAATGTGGTGGACGTGTTCAATCAGGAAATGGAAAAACTTAAGACTAGCTTTCCTAATCAGCGGCCAGAACTCTGGAGGAGGAGTCTGATTCATCTCAGACGCCACCTGAAAACTGAGCATCCCACGGAACCCGTCAGCCTTATTCTAACGTCTGGTCACAGGGCTGAAAGGACACTTGGTTGTTTGGCTCGATGCTTGGCTCAAGCTTTTTCCACTGCCCGTAACTCTTCGGTTCTGAACATCAATGGAACAAGTAAAGCATCACAAGACAGTGATCAGGTCAAGCTGGACATTGATAGTGAGTTGAGAAAAGCCTTTGAGGGTAAAACGTTTGCTGCAGTAATCCACCGATTTGAGGAGCTCCCTCCTGGATCCACTCTCATCTTTTACCGTTACTGTGACCATGAGAATGCGGCTTATAAGAACGTCTTCCTGGCCTTTACTGTAATGCTTGATGCAGAAGTAGAAGTGCCATCCAATGTCGGTCTAGGGAGAGTTGAGGAGATGGTTCAAGAGCACGTAAAACAGAAGTTTGTCTCCTCAGACAAGTTAGCTACGTTTAATGAAATGGATGTGGACAAACTGAGTGGACTGTGGAGCAGAATTTCACATCTCATCTTGCCAGTGGCTGCAGAAGAGACAATTGAACAACAGGGCTGTGGGAAATGTGATCAATCATTTTGAAATGGTTATTAgactttatttgttgttgttgcacaAATTactacttttaaatattatactCATGCGCTGCCTCACAAATGAGGGCTCAtactttgaaaagaaaaaaaaaaagatgcatacTGGTATGTGCTGCTGTATGAATGATGGGCATcacaattttctttctttaatacTAAATTATAACATTTCAGATTATGAAATTTATAGAAGGAGAAAACGAAGTAATTTTCccatttgttttgcttttctttgtGTAGATCTATTTGTATCTAAATTATGTCTTGAATTAAAGTTCTTTTTAATCTGGAAATGTGGTTGACCAGGGATGAACGTGCAATATATTTGGTGAATGATTGAGTTTTTCCtactttaaagatttattaGAGAAAATAAACGTGCCTTAATATATGCACCTGCTCTATTGTGCTTCATTTGACACGTTTGTGACGGATCACAGACAAATGCTGTTGAACTACTAACGAGTTTTTATGAAATGAAACTAACTGTAATTGTGAACTATTTCCGGCAGTGAAGTTGTGTTCCGCTGAAGTCGCTCCGACGAAGACCACCATTAATGTTCCGCTTTCCGGTTTCAGCTgcatagaaagaaaaaaaaaagtttgccaaGAAATTGCGTGATAAAAAACAAATGGATTCGGGTGATTCTAAAGGAGATGGATTTACAACGAGGAGGAGAAGCGCCAGACAGGCACCTAAGACAGGTTTGACTTCATAAAACTCTTAACGTGACTTAATATACTACAGAAATGTCAACTGAACCAAATGCTACTTACCTGCCAAATGCTACTACCTACTTTTGCCAAAAGAACGAAACTGTAATGCACGgcgaatattttttttgttagggGTTTCATCCTCAATATAAAGCTGTTAACAACGTTTCTTAGCGTAAACCTTGCTGTTTGAGTTTAGATTCTGGGCTCATCCGTCTGtctttacagtatttattattatcaataaaatgctaaacaaattATTTCAAGGTCAGTGTCTCCGTACATCAAGTTTATTATAACGGTTTTTATGATAACGTAAAGCTTTGCCATGTGATTTCAGATTCTCATACGTTTGTGTATCACGCATGCTCTTAATAAAATGGAGCAAAAGTGTTATTCCAAAGttactctttctctctttatGTAAAACATAAGTTATATAGAATTAAATAGTTGGGATTCGCTAACTAGgctaaattgttaaaatatccACTGGTTAGCTTGAGCATACAAGCTAAATAGCTAATAgtttcattattttaacatatattctcAACAAGTCGTTTAgtgtaaaattaacattttgtaaaaatttcTTATAAGGCTGTTATCAAAGATCACAACGTACAGTTGATATGCCTCTGTTTACTTGATAAAGATCGCGTCAAAATCGGTTGTTTTCACTGTCAGTTTCCGCTGATGCACAAGCAAGGTACTTAACAAAAAACTTGTTTGTTGGTATATTTCTGTAAGATAATTTCTCGGTTCATCATCTATCTTAGCTTTATACAGTGCTGATGCTATACCCACACTCCCATCAAAAAAAACCCGGGAAGATGATGGGGCATCCAAAGCTGTCAAAGGATCCAGGAAGTCCAAGAGCCACGAGAAGGGGGTTGATGATggtatgacaaaaaaaaatatctaagtGCAAGtaacacaggaaaaaaatgtacacattgttcatttatatatacttaTGTTCTCAACAAGTCGTTTAGtgtaaaattaactttttgataaaacatttcttataaggCTATTATTAAAGATCACAACTATTGTTGATACGTCTCTGTTTACTTGATTCGTTGATGCACAAGCAAAGTACTTAACAAAAAAACTTGTCGCTTGTTGGTATATTTCTGTAAGATAATTTCTCGGTTCATCATCTATCTTAGATCTTCTCAGACCCTCACTAAAAAGAACCCGTCAAATGAGGGAAGATGATGGGGCATCCAGAGCTGTCAATGGATCCAAGGAGTCCAAGAACCACGAGAAGGGGGATGATGATGGTATGTCAAATTGTCGtctttcattttgtttctcatATTTGTTACGCTTATGTTATGTGTGTACTCATTTTTATTAATCCAACACAGAAACCCCTGTTAAGATACAAAAGCgtggagagacagagaaagcaAGTGATACAGATGAGAGAGGTGATGGATTTAAACACACAGATGACGAAGATGTGGAGATGCGTGATGATGAAGACCAGGATCAAGATATGAGCTCCGATGAGAAGGATGAGCAGGACCATGAGCCCAGTTTGAAAGGTAAGATGCTATTTGAGAAACAAGCATTAAGTGTTAGGtcaaataatattaaacagGTTGTGCTATATTCCTTCAGTGGATTCCTCAGCCCAGTCTGGGACAGTAGAAAAGCATCCTGCCCATGCATGGGGAGAAAATCTGTCCATTCGTCTAACACCTGTGGATAAGATACCCAGACCCAAAACCCAAACAGAAAATTACAGACCAAACACAACGTCTGGAGGTttgttattattcattaaattaccTTTCAGTTGTCAAATAATGCACAACTCATTTGCATTGAAATGCAGATATGTAGTTGATTTTACTCACAAGGATCGTTTTCATTGCAGATCCCTCTAGTTTGGGTGCTGTACCACCGCTGTACCACAACCATCAAGAGCTTTTAAGAATGAGAAATAAGAATACCCCGAAATATCAGAATCGCATAACGGAGAAAgacaaaagtttgtaaattgtattgtaattatatattttcccTGTTAAAAGTGCACATTATGTTGCTTAATAACGTTCTTACTGTATGTTACAAATTTTCATGAATTTTAGTTGATCAAAGTTTATATCCCATCACTAGATGCCCCTTGTCCTGGGAACTGGAGCAGATACCAATCTAAACCCCCAATGATCACTGTCTACCCAACAATTAAACAACCCATCATGCTTCAAACCGCTCATCACAAAAACACAggtaaaaaatatctttttgcATTTGTCGCTCACTTttctcatattttattacttgaaaaaaagatttgtaataataattttacattcaaAATTTAGTCTATTAAGAAAAATAGCCAATAAAGAAAAATGGATAATATTTAAGAATTTGTAGATCATAATTCTTCTGCTTTGTCTTCAAGAACTGAAGAATTTGCAGAAACCAGTCATCTCAAAAGCAAGACCAGTCTCTTCCTCTCAAGGTATTTTTTGTTGCTTTCATCTTTCACCTAGTTTAAACAAGCAGATTTGTCTCACATTCACTATGCTTTGTTATGCATGTTTTTCTAGGCTGGTTGTGGTACATGTGCAAGATTCTTCTGTGGTCTCTGATACTGACAGGATTGCTGATTGCTTTGGGCTTTTTGGCCTATAAGATATTTCTATGGTCAAATTTGCCTCAAACTGACAGGTCCCATTCTGAAACAAAGGAGAAATTTGATCTGGAATTAACTGCTTTAAAGGACCTTTTCCCCAGTCAGCGTTCAGAGATCTGGAAGAGGAGTGGGAAACATCTTAAGCGCCACCTGAACATGGTCAACCCCACTGAACCGGTCAGTATAATTCTGACTGCTGGCCTTCAGGCTGAAAAGACATTGGGCTGCCTTGCTCGAGGCTTAGCCACAGAGTACTCCACGTTCCATAACGCTTCAATCTTAGAAATCGACGGGACCACCAAAAGAGCAAAAGACAGTGATCAGGTCAAGCTGGAGATTGATGAAGCGCTGAATGAAGCGTTTAAAGGTGATAAACCTGCAGCTGTTGTGCACCGTTTTGAGGAGCTCCCTCCTGGATCTACTCTCATATTCTATCGTTACTGTGACCACGAGAATGCAGCTTACAAAAAGGTTTTCATTGTCTTCACTGTGATGCTTTCGGTGAATGAAATAGACACATCGGCCAATCTGAGTGTAGTGGAGGACATGGTACATGACCATATAAAACAGAAGTTTGTCTCCTCACATATATCTGCTAAGTTTAATCAAATGGACGTGGATAAACTGAGTGGATTGTGGAGCAGAATTTCTCACGTCATCCTGCCAGTGGTTACAGAGGAGAAAATTGAACAGCAGGGATGTAGGGACTAacctttacagaaaatcataaGATTGAATCACTGTATTGGGCTGGATATGTAATTTTGTAGAGTTTTGAGTCCAAAGACCATATAAATGTACATAGAGGATGTTTATTCCAAAGAggtttttaagaaatgtttctttataaatgttttatacaaATGGTTTTGTATTTGACTccattttggttttgttttcttaaATAATATGTGTGTGAAGGCAGCCACttgatcataataataataatgcaacaGCATTTGACTTACAGTTGTACATTTCTTCTCAAGGCCAGGTGTGGTAATAACTGAAGTTTTGCACTGATTTTTGAAGTTAAGCTCTGAATTGTAAACTAAACTCTTTTTACCAATCAATATGTAGTCTGGGTTCATTTATTTGCTTGAATaagattataataattaaaagtcagtctatatttgttttcttattgtgagtttttattttcttgtccTCTGGATAATTCTGTTTTGTCATAGTTGTTTTCAAACGGATAAACAAgtggtgctcactgcagagctCCCCTTTCTGGACATAATGGGTGGATCTTGACCTAGTCCAGCTCCACCTTTGTGGACCTAATGGGTGGAGCGATAGAGTAATTGGTAGGGTTAGGGTGTAGTTCGACTGTCTAGCTCCACATATACGTCCAGCGCCGGGGACATAATATTATAGTagctctgcagtgagcagcctctctaggaaaaaggtggataagATGGGTGCTTCTCAAACTGAAGGCTGCATCCTTCCTATACCAGTCCTTTGAGGCTTCTAGGTTTCTCATGTCAGGGCatgaaaatactattaaaacttaattttgtaaaaatactttgtattaaaaatctttataGTAAGTGTCTTTCTATTAATGCTGTACAGTGAATTACAACCATCTGTGGTTTCCCTGTGGCTTACATTATTGGCAGTTTAGAATTAAGTAatttacaccaaaacaaaagataacatttctgaaaacattatttttgtcttatatttCATAATGAATTCAGCCAAGTTCAGTGCAgtctcttttcttcttttttttttttgtcagttctTTTTCATGAATTAGAATGTgtgcaaaggattgtgggtgatTGAAAGACGCAAAGGATACACTTGAAGCATCCTTCAAAATTAGCTGAATGAAGGCTGTGAAACAAAGGCTGCCTTCCAAGGATCCTTCAATCTGAGACGGACTTCAGCGGCGCTTAATGACTTGACAGCcgagataaaataaaaacagaactggGTTTTCACCAagcatttttattgttaatgGGATGAGAGAAACATCAGGAAGTATGACACATTATTGaaaagtttattttgctatGTAGCCTTGTATATTTGTAATTGCATAAATATTTTAGTATCAAAATACTAAAATCTGGTGAATGTCTTTATACAACATACATTATGATGTATTTACTTGTGTATATAATTCAATTGGAAGAGTGCTGCACAGTGGTGACATGTTTAAAACTATCAGCACTCatcataacattacataaaagtTGTTTGGGCAGTAACATTCAAAAAGCATCTACAAAtaacaaaaagtaataaatgtGTAAGGCTAGAAGCATACGTTGCTATTTTAAACCAATAAGCATAACAAAAAGCATTTAAAGGATGTTGTGCAgagtaaaattatttatatgactcgaatttaattcattatttaacCTCTTATTGTTCAAAGGTAAAAGTTTTTCTCAACTGAACAGAAAACGTAGGATTTAACATGAATGTTTAGATAATTAAAGTTATACAATCGCTTTAGCGTTCAACATTATCAGTGAAAAAAAGGAAGGattctcaaaacatttaaagcagGCAAAGTAATGATGATGAAGGCATTGTCCCATCTTTAATTCACATGTATTCCTTTAAAGGACTGTAAAGAGTTGCACCCACATTGCTCAGCCCTACAAAGGTACCAAGATAACAAACTCGCTAACCAAAAAATCTGCAGACGGTCCTTCAATTCATCATTCCAACCAAAGACACTCCTGTCATAAGTGCAGCTGTCAACATTACATTAAATACTGTGAAgatcataaacataaacaaccATGGGGATGTCTGCAAATAAAAAAGAAGAGTCTTAATGTGTAATATTTAAGGCTAATATTGCCATATAACCATATAATGTATGATCTTATAATTTACTGGGTTACTGCGTTAAGATGTTGAAGTCAACCTGTTACAGTGGATATAACCAATGGTTAAAACAGCTGGTTTTTATGatgtaaaaaaatgaaacaaagataaatcatatcagaacttttgcatgtttaatgtaaatattacaatttaacaatgtcactaaaaactaaattgacacatttcagagaaaattaaaacaaaaactttaaataacTTAATTCTGCATAAATGTGCTCCTGATGATGTA contains:
- the zgc:112962 gene encoding torsin-1A-interacting protein 2 isoform X9; translation: MASEGDCELTSAVTGSLSGDKTTGEGGSIQHTASSGLPQKIQPQTSVSENEKVGSSGDSSPDTGPIREEDVGSPCDSSPDTGPIREEEKTQTLSIHQPRNVLHSEPESTINVDKGIVSKPEKTGGEVGSSGVSSPDTGPIREEEKTQTLSIHQPRNVLHSEPESTINVDKGIVSKPEKTGGEVGSSGVSSPDSGPIREQEVGSSGVSSQDTGSEDRDEVGSPGDPSPDTGPIREEEKTQTLSIHQPRNVLHSEPESTINVDKGIVSKPEKTGGEVGSSGVSSPDSGPKREQEVGSSGVSSQDTGSEDRDEVGSPGDPSPDTGPIREEEKTQTLSIHQPRNVLHSEPESTINVDKGIVSKPEKTGGEVGSSGVSSPDSGPIREQEVGSSGVSSQDTGSEDRDEVGSPGDPSPDTGPIREEEKTQTLSIHQPRNVLHSEPESTINVDKGIVSKPEKTGGEVGSSGVSSPDSGPKREQEVGSSGVSSQDTGSEDRDEVGSSGVSSPDTGPIREEDVELSGDPSQDTGSEDRDEPLQHIAPSGLPQERQPQIRVGGIEKQLMFGAAVAFLLAAMVWLILNFSDSTLPVQNEVNVVDVFNQEMEKLKTSFPNQRPELWRRSLIHLRRHLKTEHPTEPVSLILTSGHRAERTLGCLARCLAQAFSTARNSSVLNINGTSKASQDSDQVKLDIDSELRKAFEGKTFAAVIHRFEELPPGSTLIFYRYCDHENAAYKNVFLAFTVMLDAEVEVPSNVGLGRVEEMVQEHVKQKFVSSDKLATFNEMDVDKLSGLWSRISHLILPVAAEETIEQQGCGKCDQSF
- the zgc:112962 gene encoding torsin-1A-interacting protein 2 isoform X21, whose translation is MASEGDCELTSAVTGSLSGDKTTGEGGSIQHTASSGLPQKIQPQTSVSENEKVGSSGDSSPDTGPIREEDVELSGDPSQDTGSEDRDEVGSSGVSSPDTGPIREEEKTQTLSIHQPRNVLHSEPESTINVDKGIVSKPEKTGGEVGSSGVSSPDSGPIREQEVGSSGVSSQDTGSEDRDEVGSPGDPSPDTGPIREEEKTQTLSIHQPRNVLHSEPESTINVDKGIVSKPEKTGGEVGSSGVSSPDSGPKREQEVGSSGVSSQDTGSEDRDEVGSPGDPSPDTGPIREEEKTQTLSIHQPRNVLHSEPESTINVDKGIVSKPEKTGGEVGSSGVSSPDSGPIREQEVGSSGVSSQDTGSEDRDEVGSPGDPSPDTGPIREEEKTQTLSIHQPRNVLHSEPESTINVDKGIVSKPEKTGGEVGSSGVSSPDSGPKREQEVGSSGVSSQDTGSEDRDEVGSSGVSSPDTGPIREEDVELSGDPSQDTGSEDRDEPLQHIAPSGLPQERQPQIRVGGIEKQLMFGAAVAFLLAAMVWLILNFSDSTLPVQNEVNVVDVFNQEMEKLKTSFPNQRPELWRRSLIHLRRHLKTEHPTEPVSLILTSGHRAERTLGCLARCLAQAFSTARNSSVLNINGTSKASQDSDQVKLDIDSELRKAFEGKTFAAVIHRFEELPPGSTLIFYRYCDHENAAYKNVFLAFTVMLDAEVEVPSNVGLGRVEEMVQEHVKQKFVSSDKLATFNEMDVDKLSGLWSRISHLILPVAAEETIEQQGCGKCDQSF
- the zgc:112962 gene encoding torsin-1A-interacting protein 2 isoform X5, producing the protein MASEGDCELTSAVTGSLSGDKTTGEGGSIQHTASSGLPQKIQPQTSVSENEKVGSSGDSSPDTGPIREEDVELSGDPSQDTGSEDRDEVGSSGVSSPDTGPIREEEKTQTLSIHQPRNVLHSEPESTINVDKGIVSKPEKTGGEVGSSGVSSPDTGPIREEEKTQTLSIHQPRNVLHSEPESTINVDKGIVSKPEKTGGEVGSSGVSSPDSGPIREQEVGSSGVSSQDTGSEDRDEVGSPGDPSPDTGPIREEEKTQTLSIHQPRNVLHSEPESTINVDKGIVSKPEKTGGEVGSSGVSSPDSGPKREQEVGSSGVSSQDTGSEDRDEVGSPGDPSPDTGPIREEEKTQTLSIHQPRNVLHSEPESTINVDKGIVSKPEKTGGEVGSSGVSSPDSGPIREQEVGSSGVSSQDTGSEDRDEVGSPGDPSPDTGPIREEEKTQTLSIHQPRNVLHSEPESTINVDKGIVSKPEKTGGEVGSSGVSSPDSGPKREQEVGSSGVSSQDTGSEDRDEVGSSGVSSPDTGPIREEDVELSGDPSQDTGSEDRDEPLQHIAPSGLPQERQPQIRVGGIEKQLMFGAAVAFLLAAMVWLILNFSDSTLPVQNEVNVVDVFNQEMEKLKTSFPNQRPELWRRSLIHLRRHLKTEHPTEPVSLILTSGHRAERTLGCLARCLAQAFSTARNSSVLNINGTSKASQDSDQVKLDIDSELRKAFEGKTFAAVIHRFEELPPGSTLIFYRYCDHENAAYKNVFLAFTVMLDAEVEVPSNVGLGRVEEMVQEHVKQKFVSSDKLATFNEMDVDKLSGLWSRISHLILPVAAEETIEQQGCGKCDQSF